One genomic segment of Phalacrocorax carbo chromosome Z, bPhaCar2.1, whole genome shotgun sequence includes these proteins:
- the LOC135310687 gene encoding maestro heat-like repeat-containing protein family member 7, whose translation MVPEANQQLSPPQALVPFTASQDVATRRSAVRRIVSLSRCMRPASMLEASRFTAGTTLLFKLRTLPFLGQVMGHLTLSCAEQDQEISRGAVEALRAFHRFILLRHSSKAAWEDPNLPAERESATTLGPKESADEATIFGNFLFQTERTDFILTVLKGMVHPRVSDTQPIANMLEVVLRDPSSELAKVGEVVQTIHGQLAYVSQQPLKDILRRTLLRLAQLYPWEVTTGLLHASPHCDSTARAMWSMLASDRFLAETVLKQLLLAQEEGASLHVFEAECCCCCCFLAVAGAMSEIFQEPACRCRVLFLLAELFMAVVVQISFSLKSSRQGCCRPGSHSWEANHPTDLCLRHALSGMQGLFQCLGGASLLEDIGRQGAWDMLMSPETYHTGIALLTRVLRREVPDCCASIWERAAVGLLQRQDYLDVGAMTVFVELLDCTDFEDISDHVLYVVHIHLRSKNLVLRRMAVTSLVTLSGRPEQAATLQYLLPRVSQQLRDDDCEVRTAALTVLSNVLCLVDRQTALTIALQLVEMLLPLFENESSYVRKHSILLCRDAMKVAVRTHKKQLRKDVQRSLVPLFFHLHDSDHSVAQASQEALLGAAEFLKWGQLRKLMQMEQTYQVGECLLTQNSRRAEEYLHQSLPYLQSPQEALREAAIRFLGLAGQQLRDGCQEKLQVIYEALQGTVNDRSLSVASLASQTLLILGAAAPEPPSGFRLQALCYRLRRAWRRRKRTPALGAGCLCCWNWVQR comes from the exons ATGGTCCCCGAA GCAAACCAGCAGCTTTCCCCTCCTCAGGCCCTGGTGCCCTTCACAGCCAGCCAGGATGTGGCTACGCGCCGGAGCGCTGTGAGGAGGATTGTCAGCCTGAGCCGGTGCATGAGGCCCGCTTCGATGCTGGAG GCCTCGCGCTTCACAGCAGGCACCACCCTCCTCTTCAAACTCAGGACCCTGCCATTCCTGGGGCAGGTGATGGGGCACCTCACCCTGTCCTGTGCCGAGCAGGACCAGGAGATCAGCCGCGGAGCTGTGGAGGCGCTGCGTGCCTTCCACCGCTTCATTCTGCTGCGACACA gCAGCAAGGCAGCATGGGAGGATCCAAACCTGCCAGCGGAGCGGGAAAGCGCTACCACCCTGGGGCCCAAGGAGTCCGCTGACGAGGCGACG ATATTTGGGAACTTCCTCTTCCAGACTGAGAGGACTGACTTCATCCTCACAGTCTTGAAAGGCATGGTGCACCCAAGAGTGTCTGACACCCAGCCGATCGCCAACATGCTGGAGGTGGTCTTGAGGGACCCCAGCTCGGAGCTGGCCAAG GTGGGTGAGGTCGTGCAGACCATCCATGGGCAGCTGGCGTACGTCAGCCAGCAGCCGCTCAAGGACATCCTGAGGAGGACCCTTCTCCGGCTGGCCCAGTTGTACCCTTGGGAGGTGACCACTGGCCTCCTGCACGCTTCCCCGCACTGTGACAG CACCGCCAGGGCCATGTGGAGCATGTTGGCCTCTGACCGCTTCCTCGCGGAGACCGTGctgaagcagctcctgctggcccAGGAAGAGGGTGCCAGCTTGCACGTGTTTGAGGcagaatgctgctgctgctgctgtttcctggCT GTAGCCGGTGCCATGAGCGAGATCTTCCAGGAGCCCGCCTGCCGATGCCGCGTGCTGTTCCTTTTAGCTGAGCTCTTCATGGCAGTGGTGGTCCAGATCTCCTTCAGCCTGAAGAGCTCAcggcagggctgctgcaggcctGGCAGTCACAGCTGGGAGGCCAACCATCCTACAGACCTCTGCCTCAG GCACGCGCTGAGCGGCATGCAAGGTCTCTTCCAGTGCCTGGGCGGTGCCTCCCTGCTTGAAGACATCGGGAGGCAGGGTGCCTGGGACATGCTCATGAGCCCCGAGACCTACCACACCGGTATCGCCTTGCTGACTAG GGTGCTGCGGCGTGAAGTACCAGACTGCTGCGCCTCCATATGGGAGAGGGCGGCCGTAGGCCTCCTCCAGAGGCAGGACTACCTGGACGTCGGTGCCATGACTGTCTTCGTTGAG CTCCTAGACTGCACTGACTTTGAGGACATCTCTGACCACGTCCTGTACGTCGTCCACATCCACCTGCGGAGCAAGAACTTGGTGCTGCGCAGGATGGCAGTCACGAGCCTCGTCACACTGTCTGGGAGACCCGAGCAG GCAGCGACTCTGCAATACCTGCTGCCGCGGGTCTCACAGCAGCTGCGGGATGACGACTGTGAGGTCAGGACGGCGGCCCTGACTGTCCTCAGCAACGTGCTCTGCCTGGTGGACAGGCAGACGGCTCTCACCATCGCTCTGCAGCTGGTTGAGATGCTCCTGCCACTCTTTGAAAAC GAGTCCAGCTACGTGCGAAAGCACTCCATCCTCCTCTGCAGAGACGCCATGAAGGTTGCAGTCAGAACCCACAAAAAGCAGCTGCGGAAGGACGTGCAAAGGAGCCTGGTGCCCCTCTTCTTCCACCTGCACGACAGTGACCACAGCGTGGCTCAG gcATCTCAGGAAGCCCTCCTTGGAGCTGCCGAGTTCCTCAAGTGGGGGCAGCTCAGGAAGCTGATGCAGATGGAGCAGACGTACCAGGTTGGCGAGTGCCTG CTCACGCAGaacagcagaagagcagaggagTACCTGCACCAGAGCCTGCCGTATCTGCAGAGCCCACAGGAGGCCTTGCGTGAGGCGGCCATCAGGTTCCTTG GTCTCGCTGGACAGCAGCTGAGGGATGGGTGCCAGGAGAAGCTCCAGGTCATCTACGAGG CCCTTCAAGGCACGGTGAATGACCGCAGCCTCTCGGTCGCTTCCCTGGCATCTCAAACCCTGCTGATCCTGGGCGCTGCAGCACCAGAGCCTCCCTCCGGATTCCGCCTGCAAGCACTGTGCTACCGGCTCCGGAGGgcgtggaggaggaggaagaggacccctgccctgggagccggctgcctgtgctgctggaacTGGGTGCAGCGCTGA
- the LOC135310470 gene encoding uncharacterized protein LOC135310470 isoform X3, producing MAARCAPAPPDLPPGRRGAGPPLPLASCAVIGPSGVLGGSGRAARAFASPRSERRLLRVSSRPRVVALCLARSGIARSLFLSEWLQVAMRKSSSTTNCVKQLGQYCPGGELLDDVISKDRLSEEEARVFFRQIVSAVAYVHSRGYAHRDLKPALLSRWELVFPIWNTGYVH from the exons ATGGCGGCGCGCTGTGCCCCAGCTCCGCCCGACCTCCCTCCCGGCAGGCGTGGCGCGGGCCCGCCTCTTCCCCTGGCGTCCTGCGCGGTGATTGGCCCCTCGGGCGTCCTGGGCGGTAGCGGGCGCGCGGCGCGGGCATTTGCGAGTCCTCGGAGCGAGCGGCGTCTCCTGCGGGTGTCGTCCCGACCCCGCGTGGTTGCCCTGTGTCTC GCGCGGAGCGGAATAGCGAGGTCCCTCTTCCTCTCAGAATGGCTGCAGGTGGCTATGAGGAAATCCTCAAGTACTACGAATTGCGTGAAACAATTGGGACAG TACTGTCCTGGAGGAGAGCTGCTTGATGACGTAATTTCTAAGGACCGCCTTTCGGAAGAGGAAGCTCGTGTATTTTTTCGGCAGATTGTTTCAGCAGTTGCTTACGTTCACAGTCGGGGATACGCCCACAGGGACCTCAAACCG GCCCTTCTCAGCAGATGGGAGCTAGTGTTCCCCATCTGGAATACGGGATATGTTCACTAG
- the LOC135310470 gene encoding uncharacterized protein LOC135310470 isoform X1: MAARCAPAPPDLPPGRRGAGPPLPLASCAVIGPSGVLGGSGRAARAFASPRSERRLLRVSSRPRVVALCLARSGIARSLFLSEWLQVAMRKSSSTTNCVKQLGQYCPGGELLDDVISKDRLSEEEARVFFRQIVSAVAYVHSRGYAHRDLKPENLLIDEERNLKLIDFGLCAKPKKICVYVEIVDRIPVTVRNPLVPRDCSKLFPEFKIGS; encoded by the exons ATGGCGGCGCGCTGTGCCCCAGCTCCGCCCGACCTCCCTCCCGGCAGGCGTGGCGCGGGCCCGCCTCTTCCCCTGGCGTCCTGCGCGGTGATTGGCCCCTCGGGCGTCCTGGGCGGTAGCGGGCGCGCGGCGCGGGCATTTGCGAGTCCTCGGAGCGAGCGGCGTCTCCTGCGGGTGTCGTCCCGACCCCGCGTGGTTGCCCTGTGTCTC GCGCGGAGCGGAATAGCGAGGTCCCTCTTCCTCTCAGAATGGCTGCAGGTGGCTATGAGGAAATCCTCAAGTACTACGAATTGCGTGAAACAATTGGGACAG TACTGTCCTGGAGGAGAGCTGCTTGATGACGTAATTTCTAAGGACCGCCTTTCGGAAGAGGAAGCTCGTGTATTTTTTCGGCAGATTGTTTCAGCAGTTGCTTACGTTCACAGTCGGGGATACGCCCACAGGGACCTCAAACCG GAAAATCTGCTGATTGATGAGGAACGTAACTTGAAGCTGATAGACTTTGGACTTTGTGCAAAGCCAAAG AAGATTTGTGTGTATGTGGAGATTGTGGACCGAATCCCGGTTACGGTTAGGAATCCTCTGGTTCCACGTGATTGTAGCAAGTTGTTTCCCGAGTTTAAAATTGGTTCCTAG
- the LOC135310470 gene encoding uncharacterized protein LOC135310470 isoform X2, whose protein sequence is MAARCAPAPPDLPPGRRGAGPPLPLASCAVIGPSGVLGGSGRAARAFASPRSERRLLRVSSRPRVVALCLARSGIARSLFLSEWLQVAMRKSSSTTNCVKQLGQYCPGGELLDDVISKDRLSEEEARVFFRQIVSAVAYVHSRGYAHRDLKPENLLIDEERNLKLIDFGLCAKPKICVYVEIVDRIPVTVRNPLVPRDCSKLFPEFKIGS, encoded by the exons ATGGCGGCGCGCTGTGCCCCAGCTCCGCCCGACCTCCCTCCCGGCAGGCGTGGCGCGGGCCCGCCTCTTCCCCTGGCGTCCTGCGCGGTGATTGGCCCCTCGGGCGTCCTGGGCGGTAGCGGGCGCGCGGCGCGGGCATTTGCGAGTCCTCGGAGCGAGCGGCGTCTCCTGCGGGTGTCGTCCCGACCCCGCGTGGTTGCCCTGTGTCTC GCGCGGAGCGGAATAGCGAGGTCCCTCTTCCTCTCAGAATGGCTGCAGGTGGCTATGAGGAAATCCTCAAGTACTACGAATTGCGTGAAACAATTGGGACAG TACTGTCCTGGAGGAGAGCTGCTTGATGACGTAATTTCTAAGGACCGCCTTTCGGAAGAGGAAGCTCGTGTATTTTTTCGGCAGATTGTTTCAGCAGTTGCTTACGTTCACAGTCGGGGATACGCCCACAGGGACCTCAAACCG GAAAATCTGCTGATTGATGAGGAACGTAACTTGAAGCTGATAGACTTTGGACTTTGTGCAAAGCCAAAG ATTTGTGTGTATGTGGAGATTGTGGACCGAATCCCGGTTACGGTTAGGAATCCTCTGGTTCCACGTGATTGTAGCAAGTTGTTTCCCGAGTTTAAAATTGGTTCCTAG